A single Candidatus Pacearchaeota archaeon DNA region contains:
- the hisS gene encoding histidine--tRNA ligase, with protein sequence MSKPKFQTVTGMHDILPQDQAYYEKIQEAAKKVFSFYDFEKIDTPILEDANLFIKSVGENTDIVEKEMFTLKTKGKDSLVLRPEGTASIMRAYLEHGFLSLPQPVRLWYYGPFFRYEKPQAGRYRQFNQFGVEIIGEADPIVDVQTILVMYSVLNDLGLKGLMVKVNSIGDDNCRPLYRKALVKYLREKKSGLCSDCQKRMKVNPLRVLDCKNEKCQEVLSSAPQSVDYLCEGCKKHLKDVLEYLDELKVPYCLDSRLVRGLDYYTRTVFEIESTKAGENTGGVLAGGGRYDNLSKMLGGGETPACGAAAGVERIIAEMKENKARVSFSSVPEIFFAQIGPLAKKKSLPILEDLRKAGIKVGEAFGKDALKAQLGKASRLGSKVVLILGQREALNNMILVRNMQTAKQVEVKQEDIIKEVKNILKEK encoded by the coding sequence ATGAGTAAACCAAAATTTCAAACGGTAACAGGAATGCACGATATTCTTCCTCAAGACCAAGCGTATTATGAAAAAATACAGGAGGCAGCGAAGAAGGTTTTTTCGTTCTATGATTTTGAAAAAATAGACACTCCTATTCTAGAAGATGCTAATTTATTTATTAAAAGCGTGGGAGAGAACACTGATATTGTTGAAAAAGAAATGTTTACTTTAAAAACTAAAGGTAAGGATTCTTTAGTTTTAAGACCAGAAGGAACAGCCTCGATAATGAGAGCATATCTTGAACATGGTTTTCTTTCTTTACCCCAACCGGTCAGACTTTGGTATTATGGACCATTTTTTAGATATGAAAAACCTCAAGCAGGAAGATATAGACAATTTAATCAATTTGGAGTAGAAATTATCGGAGAAGCAGATCCAATCGTTGATGTTCAAACTATTTTAGTAATGTATAGTGTTCTTAATGATTTAGGATTAAAAGGATTAATGGTTAAAGTTAATTCAATTGGAGACGATAATTGCCGTCCTTTATACAGAAAAGCTTTGGTTAAGTATTTAAGAGAAAAGAAATCAGGATTATGTTCTGATTGTCAAAAAAGAATGAAAGTTAATCCTTTGAGGGTTTTAGACTGCAAGAATGAAAAATGCCAAGAAGTATTGTCTTCAGCTCCTCAAAGCGTTGATTATTTATGTGAGGGATGCAAAAAACATTTGAAAGATGTCTTAGAATATCTAGATGAATTGAAAGTTCCTTATTGTTTAGATAGTCGTCTTGTTCGTGGGCTTGATTATTATACAAGAACCGTTTTTGAGATAGAATCCACAAAAGCAGGAGAAAATACGGGGGGAGTCTTGGCAGGAGGGGGAAGATATGATAACTTATCAAAGATGCTCGGAGGAGGAGAAACACCTGCTTGCGGAGCGGCTGCAGGAGTAGAAAGGATTATCGCGGAAATGAAAGAGAATAAAGCGAGAGTCAGCTTTTCTTCAGTTCCTGAAATATTTTTTGCTCAGATCGGACCTTTGGCCAAAAAGAAAAGTTTACCTATTTTAGAAGATTTAAGAAAAGCTGGAATTAAGGTAGGAGAAGCTTTTGGAAAAGACGCTTTAAAGGCCCAATTAGGAAAAGCGAGTAGGTTGGGCTCTAAAGTAGTTTTAATTTTAGGACAAAGAGAAGCCTTAAATAATATGATATTGGTAAGGAATATGCAGACAGCTAAACAGGTCGAAGTAAAACAAGAAGACATTATAAAAGAAGTTAAGAATATATTAAAAGAAAAATAG
- the pth gene encoding aminoacyl-tRNA hydrolase, producing the protein MKLITGLGNYGPEYEKTRHNYGFMVVDEIQRKCSFPEFKLEKEHNALISKKGEVLLVKPQTYMNQSGKAIKSIASYYKISPKDIIVIHDDAETNLGEIKEVEGRSAAGHNGVRSIIDELKTNEFKRLKLGIASDDPSFKNNSLEDVVLKNFSKAEEIIAMGVIEKAAELIINEIIDLIV; encoded by the coding sequence ATGAAATTAATTACTGGTCTAGGAAACTACGGGCCTGAATATGAGAAAACCAGGCACAACTATGGCTTCATGGTTGTTGATGAAATTCAAAGAAAGTGTAGCTTTCCTGAATTTAAATTGGAAAAAGAACACAATGCTTTGATTTCAAAAAAAGGAGAAGTTCTTTTGGTCAAGCCTCAGACATATATGAATCAATCTGGTAAAGCGATAAAAAGCATTGCTTCTTACTATAAGATATCGCCTAAAGATATAATTGTCATTCATGATGATGCCGAAACTAATTTAGGAGAAATAAAAGAGGTTGAGGGAAGAAGCGCCGCTGGACACAATGGAGTTAGATCAATTATCGATGAATTGAAAACTAATGAATTCAAAAGATTAAAATTGGGCATTGCTTCTGATGATCCATCATTTAAAAATAATTCTCTTGAAGACGTGGTTTTAAAAAACTTCAGCAAAGCAGAAGAAATTATTGCTATGGGAGTCATAGAAAAAGCGGCTGAATTAATAATTAATGAAATTATTGATTTAATTGTATGA
- a CDS encoding 30S ribosomal protein S21 has translation MKIQKQLRETSQSLVYRFTKAVQKSGVLVEARKRRFTKRTKSENMQRRAALVKVEKKKEFDKAKKLGKTINKK, from the coding sequence ATGAAGATACAGAAGCAATTAAGAGAAACTTCTCAATCTTTAGTGTATCGCTTTACAAAAGCCGTTCAAAAAAGTGGTGTCTTGGTTGAAGCTAGAAAAAGAAGATTCACCAAAAGAACAAAAAGCGAAAACATGCAAAGAAGAGCTGCCCTAGTTAAGGTAGAAAAAAAGAAGGAGTTTGATAAAGCCAAAAAATTGGGCAAAACCATAAATAAAAAATAA
- the lepB gene encoding signal peptidase I translates to MESREVFTFLLDSLKILLIALAIVIPIRMLLFQPFMVKGSSMEPNYHSGDYLIIDELSYKLREPQRGEVIVFKYPLNPSYRYIKRIIGLPGETIEIKNGEVFVGNNNGEFKKVDESLYLSTKVQEEWKSTNYNPLTLKANEYFVMGDNRNNSSDSRVWGVLPANNITGRVLLRLSPYEILVNTLSQNATTN, encoded by the coding sequence ATGGAATCAAGAGAAGTTTTTACCTTTCTATTAGACTCTTTAAAGATACTATTAATTGCTTTAGCAATAGTTATTCCCATAAGAATGCTGTTATTTCAGCCTTTTATGGTAAAGGGGTCTTCAATGGAGCCTAATTATCATTCAGGTGATTATTTAATTATCGATGAATTATCGTATAAACTAAGAGAACCTCAAAGAGGAGAGGTTATTGTTTTTAAATATCCATTGAATCCTTCATACAGATATATTAAGAGAATTATTGGATTACCAGGCGAAACAATAGAAATAAAGAATGGAGAAGTATTTGTTGGTAATAATAATGGAGAATTTAAAAAAGTTGATGAAAGTTTGTATCTTTCTACCAAGGTTCAAGAAGAATGGAAAAGTACTAATTATAATCCATTAACCTTGAAAGCAAATGAATATTTTGTAATGGGAGATAATAGAAATAATTCTTCTGATTCAAGAGTGTGGGGAGTTCTTCCTGCAAACAACATAACAGGGAGAGTATTATTAAGACTTTCTCCTTATGAAATATTAGTTAACACTTTAAGTCAAAATGCGACAACAAATTAA